The Fusarium fujikuroi IMI 58289 draft genome, chromosome FFUJ_chr05 DNA segment atggcTAATGATTCGTAGTCTGCCCAGAACTCAGCTGGTATTCAACAGCTGCTCAACGTATGCTGCATCGAGCGCTTTTACTGCCATCGGACGGGAAACTAATCTGTGCTGTCAGGCTGAGCAAGATGCTTCCAAGATTGTCCAGAAAGGTGCGCTACAATCTCATCTCCCCGCCTTGTTTATAGCTAAACTGACAACGATTCACAGCCCGAGAATGTAAGCGCCATTTCCTCACGAACCGATGAACCACCTATCTAATAGTACCGAACGACAGATCGTACCAAGCGCGTCAGGGAAGCTCGCGATGAGGCCAAGCAAGAGATAACCGactacaaggccaagaaggaagacgaaTATAAGAAATTCGAGGCCGAGGTACGATGCCTCCACCCAAAAGACATACCGTCCATCTGCGCAAGATACGGTCTACCACAACGATGGAATAATACTGATGGTTGTACAGCACAGCAAGGGCAACGAGCAAGCCGAGGCAGAGGCCAACCAGGAAGCCGAGAAGCAAATC contains these protein-coding regions:
- a CDS encoding putative H(+)-transporting V1 sector ATPase subunit G, giving the protein MSAQNSAGIQQLLNAEQDASKIVQKAREYRTKRVREARDEAKQEITDYKAKKEDEYKKFEAEHSKGNEQAEAEANQEAEKQIKSIQEAGKKGQAQVIKNLLSAVFDVNPVAPTKS